A region from the Lolium perenne isolate Kyuss_39 chromosome 4, Kyuss_2.0, whole genome shotgun sequence genome encodes:
- the LOC127348562 gene encoding auxin-responsive protein SAUR71-like, protein MRQLIRRLSRVGDDSSSPPTSPAKRRGGKAAVPPQGHVPVHVGDGSDAERFLVRAELLGRPALAELLGRAAQEYGYDHQGPLRIPCSPAAFRAALASVAGDGC, encoded by the coding sequence ATGAGGCAGCTCATCCGCCGGCTCTCCCGCGTCGGCGACGACTCCTCCTCGCCCCCGACGTCCCCGGCGAAGCGGCGGGGTGGGAAGGCGGCGGTGCCGCCGCAGGGGCACGTGCCGGTGCACGTCGGGGACGGGAGCGACGCCGAGCGGTTCCTGGTGCGGGCCGAGCTGCTCGGGCGCCCGGCGCTCGCTGAGCTCCTCGGCCGCGCCGCGCAGGAGTACGGCTACGACCACCAGGGCCCGCTCCGGATCCCCTGCTCCCCCGCCGCCTTCCGCGCCGCGCTCGCCTccgtcgccggcgacggctgCTAG
- the LOC139839067 gene encoding uncharacterized protein: MLRHGMQSHSNCPLCEQALETADHLALGCVLSREVWHATLQRCNLSHLMPLAGDMLIEWWPDSRRRVPQQLRRGFDSLVLLVVWTLWKERNNRVFERSAETARGICKRITEEVELWKLSDAVGLGNIWR; this comes from the coding sequence ATGTTGCGGCATGGTATGCAATCCCACTCCAACTGCCCTCTTTGTGAGCAGGCCCTTGAGACGGCGGATCATCTCGCCCTCGGTTGCGTCCTCTCTAGGGAGGTTTGGCATGCCACGCTCCAGCGCTGCAACTTGTCGCACCTGATGCCCTTGGCCGGTGACATGCTCATCGAGTGGTGGCCCGACTCCAGGCGGCGCGTCCCGCAGCAGCTGAGGAGAGGGTTCGACTCCCTTGTCCTCCTCGTGGTATGGACACTCTGGAAGGAGAGGAACAACCGCGTCTTCGAGCGCTCGGCGGAAACTGCTCGAGGTATCTGCAAGCGCATCACCGAAGAAGTGGAGCTTTGGAAGCTATCGGATGCAGTAGGGCTGGGCAACATTTGGAGATAG